TGGTGTGTCGGCTCTGACCTTCACCAGTCAATACATTTAATGAGTTATCAATGTCTTTGTGCATTGAAATCGCATTTACAGTGTGAATAATAAAGAGTCAATATACCTATAGATTTGGACACAGGCTGGTATATTAGCTGCGTGGTCAAATTAATCATAAGGTGGTGTGACTGGGTACTCACTCAATGTCTTTCCTGACAGACCCCAGCAGGTCTTCCCTTTCCCGGATGGCCAAGAAGTTGCCTTTGGTTTTATGGAATTCATGCGTGTAATCCTGCGTAGAAAACAAATTTAAGTGAAAATGAAGAAGGGGTTGAGGAAGAACAAACAGTGAACATCAAGAGGGCCAAAATGGAAACACTGAGGCATGTGCGCATCATAAAACTGTTGTGTTCTGTAGTGAATTTAGTAAAGctcagaaaacaaaacatgtaaagtATAAATAGATACAGACTATAGAAAACAGATGAGCAAAAAGAATAAAGGAAAACTAATTGGGAAGAGGTCAAACCTGTAGgatgtctctgtgtctctggagCGTGTGCATGAGTGCAGCGTTGAGAGAAGCTGAACCCGGGGTGTTGGTGTACTCCGCCATCTTGTCATTCACTGCAGTCAGCTGACAAGAGAGATGGAAAATGAATGGATAGACAGACGGATGGAAAAGACATCAGGGAAACCAGGAGATCAGCCGATGATGTTAAAGACTCACACAGAATCCCAATACAATATGGCACATATGCAAAACACGATAACACACATGTCCATTCAAGGATGTACACTTTAATCAAAGGGATGTCTTTCATGCCAAATAGCCAAATGATGCAACACATTATAGGGATTACTGCATTGTACGATTTTGAGATTAGAACTGCACAATTTTACTATCATAATGtagccattttttttatttacatctcTTGTAATTGTGTCATTAACTTTAAAAATGACACTGTACTGTTAAAGGAagagtgtgtaggatctggcggtatctagcggtgaggttgagattgcaaccaactgaagcctctcccgtgtgccaagcgtgtaacTAGAACTAcggaaaactacggtggccgaagcaaaaacgcaaatggccctctctagagccagttgttgtaagagtagtgtaggtcatttggagcaaagccagtgcatagagtgtgtgtttacgaGGAAAGTGAGTAGTGAAGCAAGAGAAAGTGGTGGCGACAGGAGCGAggaacgttatcgactccggcccaagccgTTCtgcgctactgtagaaacatggcggaatccgtgaagaggacccgctccctatgtagatataaacggctcattctaaggtaacgaaaacacaacaattcctagtttcaggtgattatacactaaagaaaacatagttatgaatatcatattccatttctgctaatagatccccataaatgttacacactggtcctttaaattcTACTCTTCTGTTATGATCTCCCGTTCGTTTGCGGAGTCTGCCTTTGGACTGCCACATGAGGAATACAGATTTTGAGTTGAATGATTCAAATTCATTAAAGCACTCTAGGGTCCAATGAAAACCATGTGAAGAAGTGGAGCCTGCAGTCTGCTCTTTCCTTGATGAAAAGACAAGACCCTTGGCATAGACCCAGTGCTGTTCTCATTTTGCTGGCCTTTCACAGACCACTGGCCCATGAGAATTGACTTACTTTGGCCAGCAGCTGCTCAATCTCCACTGACATGGTGTCAAACATCCTGTCTTGGGTAGAGTTGTTGAGCAGCGGGGTGGTGTCTGACCttgaggaggaaaaacaaagaaaggagAACAATTAGAAAGATGACttcatgttgtttgtttgtgatcGTTTTTGAAAATGTTGCAGTTCACAAATTTCTCATgtctaaatattaaaaaatatactgaTATTGATTTGAGCCTACTTGTAATaactgttacacactggtcctttcaTTTTAGCACCAAAACTTGATATTAACAGAATAATGCTAGTGTGAAGAATCTTGTGCACTTGGGTTCAAACTGTTTAGCAAATTAAATGAATCTGCAtccaaatgaaaatgaatgttgAATTAGAAATAACTCACAATGAACTTTAATTAGTACTGTTCATGTAAAGTGTTTTATTAACACGATCCACATAGACACCAAAGCAAGCATGACCTAAGTCTAAGAGATTCCTCTGGGAAACATACAAGTGTGATGGTTTAGTGCATGTCCTATGGATGCATCAGTAGAATTGTACATGATTGGTACATGGTGAATCAAACCAGCACCACTTGGCAACAAAGAACATTTTATATAGATGACTGTTTCTAGACAAATTATTTTCAAGAATCGAAATGTAAAAGGTGTGCTAGATCTGAGTTTCATCGTTACAGCTCGTAAGCAGTGGCTTAATTACCAAAAGGTGTATTGTAGTGTTAGAATAATAAAATCTCCATAGGGAAGTTGTCCTTTTCTTGCCTCCCTCCTAACATACTGTAGCTGGTAAACGACACCCTTGGAGTCGGTATGAATTCAATGTATTGTTCATAGACACTTCCTTCCTGCAGCCAACACATTCCTGTGCTGGCTAGCCTCAACCCACATAACGGCCCTCTGACCACTACGACTTCTGCCCCTTTTGCACCTTCACGACCCTCGAgatggttaaataaatgttaataatgatttaataataattttcattGCATGAGTGTGACCAGAAGACAGTTTTTGACTAGTAGccgtttttttgttaattttcacTAAATCAAGGAAGACAAGTCCTACCATAGATTATCCCCCTCATATCGGCTAAGTGTTAGGAATGCATCCCTTCATAACACAAATGAGAGGGACTTAAATTACTTGAGATGCAACTAAtaattactttcattatcaattcatTTGACAAgaattttcttgattaatcgtttggtcttttaaatgtcaatatatttttgaaAATGCCCATTTATTATTTCCCAGAACCGAAGGTGCGGTCTTAAAATTCCTTGCAATAACAATTACTTTCATTGTCGACtcatctgtcgattattttcttgattaatcgattagttgtttggtctataaaatgtcagaaaatggtgaaaaacgtcgatcagtgtttcccaaagcccaagatgacttcctcaaatgtcttgtgttgtccacaaaacaaaacataaaagtgTTTCTTTTCTTATGAAGTGCATGCTTGTGCTATGCCACTTGAGTCACCCAACACACGTGACTGCATCACATGACCACATTATGTATATATCTAACATAACGCTGTTGCAGTGTCAACTTGAGTCTGATGAAGAGCAGTGTTGCTCGAAACGCAACTATGCAATAAACAAATGAACATTGGAGCCATGCAGAGCTctaaaattactattttaacCATCACATACTAAACCTATCAATCCCAATCAGGTCAATTGTGTTTTTTACCTAGTAGTCAAAAGCAGTTTGACTTGCTGGGTGGACTTAGTAGTTAGCTAACTGTGTAGTCTCCAGTTAAGCTACCTTTGCCTAACTACTTCTTAACACCCGATGGCTTGTATGACTGAGAATCTATACACACTGTTGCTTTAGGTGGTTGTCTACGCTACAGGTGAGACAGATCTTACGTTTCTCGACGTCCATCCCTGGAGCCGGTGTAGCTGGTGCACAGTTTACTGAAAGAGACCAACTTCAGGTCGAGCTCATTCTCCAGCTGCCTGGCCTGCTTTCGCAGATCTGTAACAGAGACGCacacagaaaacattttaacatttacagAGAGGGCAGATGTCCTCATGTGTTCAGTTAAGAACTGGTACCTTACCGCTGGCAATTGAGGTAGGCAGATATAAAGGTACTCCTGAAGAGCAGCgtttatgtgttttttgtgaTCTTGGTGTTGTTGAGGATGAAATACATGTTATTCCCACTGCCCTGTGTACAGTGACAGTTGAAGAATCATCTGTTTGAAAAAATTTAAACTGAGGAACCCGGATCTGTTTTGGTTGTCTGAAGGTAATATGTTGAGTTGGCTCTTTAATGAGGAGATTTTTGCCTTAAaatgaagacaaagaaaacGGTATCCATCATAATAAGTCCATTTTGTTAGGGAAATTGGATGTTCTgtaattttctcattttcattctttCCTTCTTTGAGCTTGTGAAACTGTATGTTATGACTGGTCATTTCCTGAAAGATCTGTGTATTCCTGTAATTGTTTTAGCAGTTGAAGTTTATTCCTGAGATGAACCATATTGTACACCTGAGTTATTATGCCACTTTAGTTCAAGCACGCAAAAGCATTATGTTACCTTTATATAACTGAAACGTAGACAGTAGTATTTGTTACAGTAGTCAAACCTCAAGATTTTCATAAAACCTGAATGCCTACAACACAGGATTGTTAGTGTATGAGGCTTAGTGAGGAAAACTAGCTGAACACAAGGGCTTGGCTGAATCTCCACCTGTATAATGATTCTGGCAGAAGAGTAAGGATAAATCTGTCTTCAGAGATGAGAGagggaaaaacattttacaaaaaataaataaaaaaaggccttttttaacatgttgacatttcacagtaggaaaagcacaagtgTAAATAATGTAATTATAGATGGCTGAAtttcatttagctgctttgatttcagggTTTCTGGTATTTTGCATGCTGATTTACTGCTGTCActctcactgggacacttgaatacaaccagagccatcgttagtgttattagtaacacgtGTACTTTGTGACATGTCACAATGTCAGCTGTGAAAACCCCCCTATGACAACATCATTACAGCAACGACTGTTACCACTGACCTGAACCTGAACGAGCTAACTCACATAAACCAAGAGACACATAAAGACACTACTAATTGGGTGTAACAGCTGGCACATcagtctctcactgtgtgtatTGATAAACACAGATGTAATACAGAATAACGTTACTGTACATGGCGATGTGTTAGCTATCTTAGCTACAGAGACACGTCGCTAATACTGTGTTTAAACTATAGATATGAGACAAATAAACCGACAGGGACGCTGGTAAGTTACTTGTTGACATTATGAGTGTTTGTACTAGATGTTGTTTTCCTTTATGTTGTCTTAAATCGAGTCTATTTGTGCTCTCTTACCTTCCCAGTAGCTGCTGCCTCCTATCCCTGCCATCTTTGTTGTCCTGCGACGTCACCGACTTCCGGGTTCGCGTCACGTCGTGTCGTCAGAGGAAGAACAACACACCACCCAGTACAGACAGCAACATGTAAACAGTGACACCTAGAGGCTGTTTGTGGCACCCACAATACGTTTCAACAGTTacagttgtgttttatatttagtttaaagAAGAATCTGATTTAATTCTTGAACATGCACAATATATATGCACAATATATAACAAAgagcctgggtcagtccttcatgctggtagtcatcaggctccacaaccaaggctgacccccttatgagaactatgaggactttaagagctttaaacatgcactatctgcaaccatctagcactctaaccactggcgcactttacacttactttacactatacatcctatataccactttatagactgcacatatgtacatattacatttatttattgtacatactacatttatttattgagggactgtacacactatgttcacccattcactctgtatctttgatatctctattattgtttttataatttttgtatacctttacttCTCccgtgtttcactctgtttgctgatgtttgctgctgttgacacctgaatttccctctggggattaataaaggttcatcttatcttatcttatcttatcttatattgtaaataaatactgtCAAATTGTGCTATTTATAATGTtactttggtgttttttttgtactgtCAAACCACTATGAGAAATGTTAAAGTAGTTTCCGAGTTTTATTATGGTAATATTGCATCATATAATCAGCAGTGACTATAACAGAGCAGTTTGTCAAAAGACTACAGCTGAAACAATAATTTTTTATACTAATATTTTGGTGTATGTATGACttggaggacggtctgcaggacagataataatgcagacagtgcactttcatagactaagctactggagttaccctgcactatactaatttttaacagtctcttctgcactatattcacttttttaatagtcgtgtatcacagctgttaccctgcactatattcagttttaacagtttttcttcatctgcttgtatttttatatctg
The Sebastes fasciatus isolate fSebFas1 chromosome 7, fSebFas1.pri, whole genome shotgun sequence genome window above contains:
- the gosr1 gene encoding Golgi SNAP receptor complex member 1; the protein is MAGIGGSSYWEDLRKQARQLENELDLKLVSFSKLCTSYTGSRDGRRETSDTTPLLNNSTQDRMFDTMSVEIEQLLAKLTAVNDKMAEYTNTPGSASLNAALMHTLQRHRDILQDYTHEFHKTKGNFLAIREREDLLGSVRKDIETYKSGSGVNNRRTELFLKEHEHLRNSDRLMDDTISIAMATKENMTSQRGFLKSIQSRVNTLANRFPTINNLIQRINLRKRRDSLILGAVIGVCTILLLLYAFH